The Amycolatopsis japonica nucleotide sequence CCGGCGGTGTCATCACCGGCCATCGTATTACCGGCGGTGCTCAGGCCGCGTGCGCCAGCGTCAACGCACCACCCGCCGCCGAAAGCAGCAGGACGGACCAGCGGACGGACCGTTCGCCGACCCGGCGGCTCAGCGCCCGCCCCAGCAGATCGCCCGCGAGTGCGGCGACCGCGACCGCGAGGAGCACGCTCACGGGCACCTCCACCCAGCCGAGACTGGGCAACGCGACCAGGCCGAGGAGGAAGAAATAGATCGACAGCGTCCCGCGGGTCTCGTCCGCGCCCCAGCCCGCGCTCGCCCCGTACACCGCCACGGCGGGACCGGAAAGCCCGGCGACGGAGTTCATCGCCGCGCTCAGCACGCCCGCGCCGACGGCGGCCGTTCTGCCCGCCAGCCGTCTGCTGGTGATGCCGCTCGCCAGCACACCGACGGCGAGGACACAGCAGCCGCCCGCGGCGAGCAACAGCGGCCGTGGCGGGACATCGCGGACCGCGAGCGCGACGACCGGGGTGAACACCACCGCGGGCACCGTCAGCCACGCGACCTGCGTCCACCTGATCGCCCGCCAATGGGTGATCGCGACCGCGAGATAGACCGGGAAGCCGAGCAGCAGGGTGAGCCGGACGGCGTCGAGCGGGCCCAGGGCCAGCGCCAGGAACGGTACGCACAGCAGGGAAAGCCCCATCCCGGAAAGGCGCTGGGCGACGACCCCGGCCGCCGCCGCGAGCGAGGTCATGGCCAGGGTTCCCACGAGTCCATTGTGGAGCCGGGCGCGGGGTGGCGGTAGCCGTCGCTTGGCGAAGACGTCATAGCCCAGCGCTATGAGCGGCGAAGGAGGTCGGGTGTTGTGAAGGTGGCTTTCGTCGCGTCGGATGTGGGGAAAGTCCCCTTCGGCCCGGGCTCTGTGAGTCTGCGCCAAGGGCGTGTCGCGAAAGCCACTTTCGGGACATCAGACGTCGCGAAAGTGGCTTTCGCGACACGCTATGACCGCGAGCAGGTCATGCTCTACGACGGCAAGTGGTGAGACCTTCACGGACCGCCGCCTCGCGAACTGGACCCGTCGAACGCGCGGGTTCTGGCCCTTCTGGCCGTTCCAGCCGTGCCGCACGCTCAGCGTCACTGCCTTTGGAACAGACGGGAGCGTGAGATGAAGATCGGTGTCCCTCGTGAAGTCAAGAACCACGAGTACCGGGTCGCGGTGACGCCCGCGGGCGTGCACGAGTTCACTTCGGCCGGGCACGAGGTGTTCGTCGAGCGCGGAGCGGGCGAAGGATCCTCCGTGCGCGACGAGGACTACGCCGCCGCCGGGGCGAAGGTGCTCGACAGCGCCGACGACGTCTGGGCGACCGGAGACCTCGTGCTCAAGGTCAAGGAGCCGATCGCCGAGGAGTACCACCGCCTGCGCCGCGATCAGCTGCTGTTCACCTACCTGCACCTCGCCGCGAGCGAGCCGTGCACGCGGGCGCTGCTGGACGCGGGCACGACGTCGGTGGCGTACGAGACGGTGCAGCTGCCGAACGGATCGCTGCCCCTGCTGTTCCCGATGAGCGAGGTCGCCGGACGGCTGGCCCCGCAGGTCGGCGCGCAGACGCTCATGCGCGCCAACGGCGGGCGCGGGGTGCTCATCGGCGGTGTCTCCGGGGTGGCCCCTGCGCGGGTGGTCGTACTCGGCGCCGGTGTCGCGGGGATAAACGCGGTCGCCGGCGCGGCCGGGACCTGGGCCGACGTCGTCCTGTTCGACAAGAACGTCGACAAGCTCCGTGCCGCCGACCGGATGTACCAGGGCCGGATCCGCACCGCCGCGGCCAACGCGTACTCGATCGAAGAGGCCGTGCTCGAAGCCGACCTCGTGATCGGCGCGGTACTCGTGCCCGGTGCCAAGGCGCCGAGCCTGGTGTCGAACGATCTCGTTTCCCGCATGAAGCCGGGCAGCGTGCTCGTCGACATCTCTGTCGACC carries:
- a CDS encoding sulfite exporter TauE/SafE family protein → MGTLAMTSLAAAAGVVAQRLSGMGLSLLCVPFLALALGPLDAVRLTLLLGFPVYLAVAITHWRAIRWTQVAWLTVPAVVFTPVVALAVRDVPPRPLLLAAGGCCVLAVGVLASGITSRRLAGRTAAVGAGVLSAAMNSVAGLSGPAVAVYGASAGWGADETRGTLSIYFFLLGLVALPSLGWVEVPVSVLLAVAVAALAGDLLGRALSRRVGERSVRWSVLLLSAAGGALTLAHAA
- the ald gene encoding alanine dehydrogenase; amino-acid sequence: MKIGVPREVKNHEYRVAVTPAGVHEFTSAGHEVFVERGAGEGSSVRDEDYAAAGAKVLDSADDVWATGDLVLKVKEPIAEEYHRLRRDQLLFTYLHLAASEPCTRALLDAGTTSVAYETVQLPNGSLPLLFPMSEVAGRLAPQVGAQTLMRANGGRGVLIGGVSGVAPARVVVLGAGVAGINAVAGAAGTWADVVLFDKNVDKLRAADRMYQGRIRTAAANAYSIEEAVLEADLVIGAVLVPGAKAPSLVSNDLVSRMKPGSVLVDISVDQGGCFEDTRPTTHAEPTFQVHNSVFYCVANMPGAVPHTSTYALTNVTLPYALELANHGLSGAVARCPELRGGVSTVDGRLTSAPVGEALGIGSVSLDDVLG